In the Telopea speciosissima isolate NSW1024214 ecotype Mountain lineage chromosome 2, Tspe_v1, whole genome shotgun sequence genome, one interval contains:
- the LOC122650657 gene encoding uncharacterized mitochondrial protein AtMg00810-like, whose translation MASRNHHVRGMESSVRRLSNLGSEEENDSLIFVKTSDNGIVVVLVYVDNIVITGNNLSRINTLKYHLSKAFDIKDLGKLRYFLGIEIASSQKGLFLSQRKYVLDLLRETGKLGVKPGSVPMDYSSKFTTNDTLLQDQVSLVVIYLTITRPDIAFAVSYVSQFMQAPTEGHMELVEHILQYLKSSPGRGILMQKNGHTKIEGYTDADCASNPTDRRSTTGLCTFVGGNIVTWKSKKQNVVARSSVEAKYRAMASAASEIVWLRLLLKELGCDSSSCPTNLFCDNQRTTRIASNPVFHERTKRIEVYNHFVRENVQDKTIETPYVRSEDKLADIFTKASQKGSFQDMINKLTFDDIFAPT comes from the coding sequence ATGGCCTCAAGAAATCACCACGTGCGTGGTATGGAAAGTTCAGTGCGGCGCTTATCAAATTTGGGTTCAGAAGAGGAGAATGATTCTTTAATATTTGTCAAAACAAGTGACAATGGTATTGTGGTGGTCCTAGTGTACGTTGACAACATTGTCATTACTGGCAACAATCTCTCTAGAATTAATACTCTCAAATATCATTTGAGCAAAGCATTTGATATCAAAGATCTAGGtaagctaagatattttcttggcattgaaatTGCTAGCTCCCAGAAAGGATTGTTCCTCTCTCAACGAAAATATGTCTTGGACTTGTTAAGAGAAACTGGCAAACTGGGAGTTAAACCAGGTAGTGTTCCCATGGATTATAGTAGTAAATTTACTACTAATGACACTTTATTGCAAGATCAAGTGTCATTAGTAGTAATTTACCTGACAATTACTAGACCTGACATCGCCTTTGCTGTTAGTTATGTAAGTCAATTCATGCAAGCTCCTACAGAAGGGCATATGGAATTGGTTGAGCATATTTTACAATATCTAAAGTCATCTCCAGGAAGAGGAATCTTGATGCAGAAAAATGGTCACACAAAAATTGAAGGatacaccgatgctgattgCGCAAGTAATCCCACGGACAGAAGATCGACTACTGGTTTATGTACTTTCGTTGGTGGAAATATTGTTACTTGGaagagtaaaaaacaaaatgttgtggcCCGTTCTAGTGTAGAAGCTAAGTATCGAGCCATGGCATCTGCTGCAAGTGAGATTGTGTGGCTTCGATTGTTATTGAAAGAATTGGGGTGTGACTCATCTTCCTGTCCTACAAATCTGTTCTGTGACAATCAACGTACAACTCGCATTGCTTCAAATCCTGTCTTCCATGAAAGGACCAAACGCATAGAGGTGTACAATCATTTTGTGCGGGAAAATGTGCAGGATAAAACAATTGAAACTCCATATGTTCGGAGTGAAGACAAACTGGCTGATATTTTCACAAAGGCATCGCAGAAGGGTTCATTTCAAGATATGATTAACAAGTTGACCTTTGATGATATCttcgctccaacttga